Proteins from a genomic interval of Dermacentor variabilis isolate Ectoservices chromosome 8, ASM5094787v1, whole genome shotgun sequence:
- the LOC142591382 gene encoding uncharacterized protein LOC142591382, with amino-acid sequence MANPRSASSLVGAADVRNSLVDLEGARGFFSGKLIDYSMPCTASEDRTCEIVANLSVWNEFLCPLYLELRELPETGRQLGLIVIMGHSREFSLATDSFAVWDASRRNSGFVARAAQFLNHARCDRLCAAGLDRVSRHPALVAELSEVLSIGEDEAALMVRRGFRSIEGLHEFMRLAGVVKQRVTCQPREDGRTQLDDLNSECWCHVRRYLQLDDVAPD; translated from the exons ATGGCCAACCCCAGGAGTGCTTCAAGTCTTGTTGGAGCTGCGGATGTCAGGAACTCCCTGGTTGACTTGGAAGGCGCCAGGGGCTTTTTCTCCGGAAAGCTCATCGACTACAGCATGCCGTGCACGGCTTCTGAAGACAGAACGTGTGAGATTGTTGCCAACCTTAGCGTATGGAACGAGTTCCTGTGCCCGCTTTATCTGGAGCTGCGCGAGCTACCAGAAACCGGCAGGCAACTGGGTCTGAT TGTCATCATGGGCCACTCCAGAGAATTTAGTTTGGCGACGGACTCGTTCGCCGTGTGGGACGCATCGCGGCGAAACTCTGGCTTCGTAGCCCGAGCAGCGCAGTTCCTGAATCACGCACGGTGTGACAG GCTCTGCGCCGCTGGTCTGGACCGAGTGTCCCGTCATCCGGCTCTGGTGGCCGAACTTTCGGAAGTGCTGTCCATAGGCGAGGACGAGGCAGCTCTCATGGTGCGGCGAGGGTTTCGCAGCATCGAAGGTCTGCACGAATTCATGCGACTGGCCGGTGTCGTCAAGCAGCGGGTCACGTGTCAGCCGCGCGAGGACGGACGCACGCAGCTGGATGACCTCAACAGCGAGTGCTGGTGTCACGTGAGGCGCTACCTGCAGCTGGACGACGTAGCGCCTGACTGA